The Nothobranchius furzeri strain GRZ-AD chromosome 6, NfurGRZ-RIMD1, whole genome shotgun sequence genome includes a region encoding these proteins:
- the LOC107374747 gene encoding urea transporter 2, producing the protein MTCLTGQVFIIQLLDCVLRGVAQVMFVNNPLSGLLVVIGLFVQNPWWALNGLLGTAGSTVSAVLLRLNREAVLAGLHGYNGALVGLLMAVFSAKGTWYGWLLAPNLFMSMLCPIVSSALSSVVSRWDLPVFTLPFNILVCSHIAATGSTHPYFPVVDIQPKLHLHQNNSFENLSLPQLFLSVPVGVGQVFGCDSPWTAGLILLALLLCSPTICFHAILGSAAGMCVGLVLAAPHMDVYSGMWGYNSVLSCIAVGGVFYALTWQTHVLALICAFFCAYMTSAISKLMSVLALPACTWPFCLSTLIFLLLSSENPAMCRLPLSSVSYPEENRHYLKQLKASGKAPTHNRVGNLQEGEANDQLEVESDPSDSVKVQEM; encoded by the exons ATGACATGTTTGACAGGGCAGGTTTTTATCATCCAGCTGTTGGACTGTGTTTTAAGAGGAGTAGCACAGGTGATGTTTGTCAATAACCCTCTCAGCGGGCTCCTCGTCGTCATCGGCCTCTTCGTGCAGAACCCATGGTGGGCTCTGAACGGTCTGCTGGGTACAGCTGGATCCACTGTGTCTGCTGTACTGCTGAGACTAAACAG GGAGGCTGTATTAGCAGGATTACATGGCTACAATGGAGCCCTGGTTGGTTTGCTCATGGCTGTATTCTCTGCTAAAGGAACCTGGTACGGGTGGCTCTTGGCTCCAAATTTGTTTATGTCCATGTTGTG CCCAATTGTCTCCAGTGCTTTGTCCTCAGTCGTGAGCCGATGGGACCTTCCAGTGTTCACCCTGCCCTTTAACATCTTGGTGTGTTCACACATTGCAGCTACGGGATCCACTCACCCATACTTCCCAGTG GTGGATATCCAGCCAAAGCTACATCTGCATCAGAATAACTCCTTTGAAAACCTCAGTTTACCCCAG CTATTCTTGTCGGTGCCAGTTGGCGTCGGCCAGGTGTTTGGCTGCGACAGTCCTTGGACAGCAGGTCTTATCCTTCTGGCCCTGCTGCTCTGCTCACCTACTATCTGCTTCCATGCCATCCTGGGCTCTGCGGCAGGCATGTGTGTTG GGCTTGTTCTAGCTGCTCCTCACATGGATGTTTACTCAGGAATGTGGGGATATAACAGCGTTCTGTCCTGCATTGCTGTTGGAGGAGTCTTCTATGCTTTAACATGGCAAACACACGTATTGGCTCTAATTTGCG catttttttgtgcatatatgacttctgcaatctcaaaaCTCATGTCTGTG CTTGCTTTACCGGCCTGCACGTGGCCTTTCTGCCTGTCGACTCTCATCTTCCTCCTTCTTTCCTCTGAGAACCCAGCCATGTGCAGGCTGCCTCTGTCCTCCGTCTCATACCCAGAGGAAAATCGCCACTACCTGAAACAATTAAAGGCTTCAGGAAAAGCTCCAACACACAACCGGGTGGGGAACTTGCAAGAGGGCGAAGCAAATGACCAGCTGGAAGTGGAAAGTGATCCGAGTGATTCTGTTAAAGTACAGGAGATGTGA